Genomic window (Dolosigranulum savutiense):
GGAAGTAGTAGGCAAAATACCGGCCACCGTATTGAGAAGCGTTGACTTTCCGCTCCCGGACGGTCCCATAATCGCCACAAACTCTCCTGCTTTGGTCTCCAACGATAAATTGTTCAACCCTTTTGTTTGAAGATTATCACCATAAATCACAGATACATTTTCTAATTGAAGAATACTCATCATTATCCACTCCTTTCCTTTAGTTTATCCGATTATTCGGCAGCTAACTATCGATATCTGTGACTGAATGTGACATTTTTGTCACTTTATAGAGGAAAGGTTAACGTAATCTGTGTCCCAACTTGCTCCTCTGACTCAATGCCCACTTTTATATTCAACTCTGTCGCCACTTGCTTAACTAAATAAAGTCCAATACCGGTTGACGACTTATTGTGGCGGCCATTATATCCAGTAAAATATAGTTCAAATACACGAGGCAAATCACTGGCTGGAATTCCAATTCCTTGATCCATAATAATAAGTGAAATAGCTCCATCTGTCCGCGTAACTGTACACGTCATCACTGAATTCAAACGAGAAAATTTCAAGGCATTGCGCAAAAGTTGTTCAATGATGAAGGTTAGCCACTTTCGGTCACTATAAACATACGCATCAGTAATCGACTTAAAGGCAGGCGTAATTTGTTGATAAATAAATTGCCGCTTATGGTTATTGATGGCTGTCTTGAGCACATCATTCAAGTCTAATTCCTCAATCACCAGATCAGACGCAATCGATGATACCCGAGCTAAGTTCAATATCGTATCTAACTGTTGATCCAACCGATCGCACTCCAATAACAACTCATAATACGCTCCTTCTCTTTGATTTTCCAGTGTCAACCGCAACCCATTAATTGGCGAGCGCATATGATGCACCCAATTAATAATTAATAATCGCCATTGCTCATTGTTTGCTTCCGCCTCCAGCAATGCTTCCCGTCCTACTTTATATTGTTGATCCATATACTGAACAAATTGAGCTGTAACCGCATCCTTCTTCGGTAAATTCACCTTCAAATCTTCCAATTCCATGACTGTTTTTGATAATTCCTCATATAGTGGACGCATCTGCCAAAATCGCCAAACTAAAAATAATACTAATAAAACAAATGACAATAAGCCCGCATAACTAATTAAACGATCATCAATAGTAGCTCCTGTCACAAACACTAAATAAGAGATAAGTATAAAATTTAGAACATAAACGATAATATAACTCCGATGTTGCTTCAAAAATATCCTTAACATAACGAACTCCTTCATTAAGTTCAGTCGGACGCCTCTACAAACATTCCAAGCGGTAACCATAGGAACGGATTGTTTTTATTTGTAGCGGGATCTGATAAGTTTTCAGTACGTCACGGCATCGTTTCATATTGACATTGAGCGTATTTTCTTCAATTAGTGTGTCATCATCCCAGACAGCTATCATCAATTCTTCTCGTCTGGCTGCCTCCGGAAACCGTTCCATCAATGTTTGAAATACCCGACACTCTACCACCGTCAAGTCAGCTATCAGTTCACCATAATGTAATTGCAATGCCTCTTTGTTCAACATAACCTGATTGACTTCCAACGCCAAATTCTTCACCGCCAACTCACCATAGACACGTCGCATGAGTCCTTGAATTTTACTTAACAAAATCTCCATATCAAACGGCTTCAAAATATAATCATCTGCCCCAAACTCAATGCCTAAAATTTGATCCATCTTCGAATCTCTGGACGATACGATTATAATGGGCACACGCGATTGTTTCCGAATCTCTCGACACCAATGATACCCATCAAAGTTCGGCAAATTAATATCTAACAAGACTAAATCTGGATCTACCGCAACAATATCTTGGGCAATCTGCTGGAATTCTTCCGCCACCCATACATCATAACCATACTTCTGAAGTCCTTGTCTCATACTGCTTGCCAACGTCACATCATCTTCCACAATAGCTACTAATTTCGCCATCCAATCACCTCTTTATATTGCTAATTCTACTATATTCTATCATACATCTCCCCCCTCAATACTGAACTTTTCTACAATTTTTAAATAAAAATGAAAAAATCTCTTGACATCTATTCTTGTTATCTGTAAACTGTTGTTAAATATTAATAATTCTTTTCAAGAGAAGAGTAGTTTGTGGCGCTATTTACAGAGATTCCCGTTTTGGTGCGAAGGGAAAATGGTTAAGCAAATGAAGATGAGCTCTGAGGATTCGAGTTGGTTCACGCTGGCTCGACGGGTGCGACCGTTATATTGCTAGGCTTATATTTCTGCGAAGGAGTATGTGCTGATGAGGCGCTAAGTTGAAAAACTTAGGCGAATAAGGGTGGTACCACGATCAATACTCGTCCCTTTGTTGACTACACATTTAGTCGGCAAAGGAACGGGTATTTTTTTATATTTAAATTCAAAGGAGGGATCCTAATGACAACTTTATACAAGTTATTAGAACAATTAAAGTCACATAATTGGATAGATTTAACTCATCCAGTTCATGCCGATATTCCTCGTTTTTCGGCTTTCAATCCAATTATAGTCGAGTCGATTGCGACCATTGACACGGATGGCTTCTTAGGACAACAGGTAACCATCGGGACACAATACGGCACTCATATCGATGCACCGAATCACTTTGCAAAAGGTCGGCGTGAACTGACAGAATTGACCCAGAAAGAATGGACGTTGCCACTTTATGTGATTCATAAAGTAGCGGCTGCTGAGGAAAATCCTGATTACGAACTCACGATCCAAGATATTAAGGCATTCGAAGCGGAGCACGGGCAGATTCAACCGGACAGTTTTGTTGCTTTGGCTACAGGATGGTCAGACCGCTTCGATTCTCCGGAAACTTTCTACAATCGGGATGAAGATGGGGTGGAGCACACACCTGGATGGTCAGTTGAAGCGTTGCAGTTTTTGCACGAAGAACGCAATGTGACAGCAATTGGCCACGAGACACTCAATACAGATTCGGGCGCTGCTATCGCGAAGCATCAAGCTCTGCCAGCTGAACGGTATTGGCTAGAGCAAGATAAATATCAAGTTGAAGTCATTAAAGGACTGGCAGATCTGCCGGCTACAGGAGCACTTATTCAAATTGCAGCTCCAAGAATTGAAGAATTAGGTGGCTTTAACACTGAAGTCTTTGCTATCTTACCCAATTAATCGTTAATTATCAATCACAAAAATTACAAATCAAACATATTCTTTAGGAGGAATCACTCATGACACACACATCAAACCGCTTTTTAACTGTTGGCTCACTACTCAGACCAGAAGATTTACTCAATTATAAAGAACAAATTCGTCAGGCTGAAGATATCACTTATCCGTTCTATAATGACTTCGATGGCTACAAAGAAACAGAAACAGCAGCTGTTAAGTCTGTCATCGAAAAACAAGTCGAAGTTGACTTGCCCGAATTGACAGATGGTGAGTACTCCAAAGCACTCTGGCATACTGATTTTGTCTGGGGCTTGAACGGAGCGCGCCGTTACATTGCTGAACAAGGTTACTTCTTCCGTGACAAAGATAGCAAAGAATCAACCTACGAAACTCGTCGAGATATCGGAGTTGATTTTGTAGACGCTATTGATGGGAAAAATCACCCATTCCTAGACCACTTCCGTCGCTTAGCTGAACTATCACCAGATGATGCGACTTTAAAACAATGTATCCCATCACCATCTCATATTTACGGTGAAAATCTTGTCTTCGGGAAATTATCGGACACTTATTATGAAGGGAAAGAAGAACAGTTCCGCCAAGATTTAGCTCAAGCTTACAAAGATTTCTTAGGCGAATTCAAACAGATCGGTGGTAAAATCGTCCAGTTCGATGACTGCTTATGGGAATTATTCTCTGATGATGACCATCCATTTATTGATGATAAAGAAAAATTTGAAGCATTAGCTCAAGAATTCATCGATCTAAATAATGAAGTAATTGCCTTTGCTCATGATTTAGGACTTAAAGTATATACCCATAACTGTCGTGGAAACTATGATTCACGAAATATGTCTGATGGGACATATGAATCAATTTCTCATTTATTCTTGAAACAACTGAACTACGACCGCTTCTACTTAGAGTGGGATGATGAACGTGCTGGTAGCTTGAATGCTCTTGAAGCATTTAGCGATCGTCCTGATACAGAAGTCGTTCTTGGTCTCCTCTCTAGTAAGACTGACCACTTAGATGACGAAGAGCGCGTCCAATCTGCTCTTAAAGAAGCCACACAATATGTAGCCAAAGATAAACTCTATCTATCACACCAATGTGGTTTTGCTTCTTGTGACAATGGCAACCAGCTCTCTCACGACCAACAATGGGCTAAAATCAAACAAGGTCAAAAAATTGCTCTCGACTTTTGGGGAGAATAAGATTTTCTAATATAAGCACAAAGATTCCTCCATTCATATTACACAGAGGAATCTTTGTGCTTAATTATTAATTTTTATTTAGCTCATTATACTTTTTAACAATTGAATTTACTAAACTGTCGCTTGTTAAACCAGTAATATCTATTACAACATCCTTAACATCTTCATTAGCTAATCGCTCTCTCAATTTGATACTTTCACTATCTTCAGGTACATCAAATAGCAATAATTTTGCTAGTGTTGTGGTTAAATAATCAACCGATAAGTTTCGTTCTGTTGCTTCACGAATAGGTTGAACAAATCGGTCTGAATATCCAGCCTTTCGAATAGGTCCACGTCCGACTCGATCAATTTTGTCGGCCAATTTACTATTTTTAAATCGTTCTAAAATTTTATCAATATAAACTTGATGTTCTTTTTTATCAAAATTCCATTTTTCAATCATTAGTTGGCCAGTTTCTTCAAGAGCACCACGAACACTTTCATAGACTTCATCATCTTTAAGTGCTTCATGAATATACTCATATCCAGCGTATTTTCCATGATAAGCAGTAGTTGCATGTCCAGTATTAACTGTAAATAGCTTTCTTTCTATATACGGTGCTAGATCATCCACATAACTTACACTATCCAATTGAATATTAGTGTTCTTAATACCAGATCTATCAATTACCCACTCTTTATAAGGCTCTACCGTTACCTTAAGCACATCTTCATGTGATTGAAGGGGTACAATACGGTCAACTGCTGCATCTGGAAATCCAATGTAACTATTAATGTATTCTTTAATTTCTTCACTATCAATATGTTGGAGAACTTCTTCTTTCAATAGGGTACTTCCACCAATCATATTTTCGCAAGCAATGATATCTAATGGAGTAATATTTCCGCTACCGTAACGTACACTTAACCCCTGTGCAATAGTTGGAGCAATCAATGGTAAAATATTTGCACCAATAGCTGTAGTTATAATATCAGCTTGTTTAATCTCATCAACAACTGCTTGAAGGTGATTTTTGCTGTTAATACCTTTTACATTAGAAATATCAATTGAAGTTGCCCCATCTTCAGCTAGCTCAATTGTGTATGTTCCTTGATCATTTAATGCATCAATAATTGTGTCATTCACATCAATAAAAGATATTTCAAATCCATTTTTATAAAGAACTTCTCCGATAAATCCACGTCCAATATTTCCTGCTCCAAAGTGTACTGCTAACATTATGATTCAATACCTCCCAGTAAATCGAGAATTTCATCTTCTGAATTAGCTTGGATTAGCTTATCAATATTCTCTTGTTCATTACAGAAGATTGCTATTTGAGATAGAATTTCTAAGTGATCATCACCTTTTCCAGCAATTCCAACCAAGATCTTCGCTTCTCCTTTACCAAAATCAACTCCATCAGGCACTTGTACAAAAGAAATACCCGTCTCAATTACATGTTTTTTAGCTTCTTCTGTCCCATGAGGTATTGCGAGATTATTTCCCATGTATGTTGATGCTGATTCGTCACGTTCAATCATGGCCTCAACATAATCTACTTCAACATATCCACCATCTACGAGTAATTGTCCTACCGCTCGAATAGCTTCCTCTTTTGTGTTGTATGATTGGTTTAGTGATATATTCTCTTTTCTTAAGATTTCCATATATTATCTCCCTTTCAGTTTTTTAATATTGATAAAAATAATTGGCTAATAAATTGTTCTAACACTTCTCTAGATCCATCATTAAATAATTGCAAATTAAATTGATTTTCAACGATAGATCCACTTATTGTGCCTAATATTTCTTGTGCCATCTCATCGATAGGTTCTGGTCCTAGCATTAGCAAGACTCTAGTCAGCTTCATATTACTATGCGACATATCTTGAATATTTATCGGCTCTTCCAAGTCATAGATGCTAAAGAAGGGTTGTTTAATACTCGAGTCAATACAATGAAACAGTGCCATCTGTGTATCTGGTATACCAATTGGGGCTTGGTTTAATCGTCGCTCTAACTTTTGTACTACCGATTCTCGTTCAAGAATTACCTCTTCTTCAAGATTCGAGCAAATATATTCTAACATGTCTCGAATAGATGGTTTATTTTTTATAGTCTTAACATTAAATGAGCGAAGAATTGTATTGATTATTGATGTGCGACGATAAAAATTATTGAACTCATCAAATTGATCTAAGGATTTTATTGTATTAGTATTTCTACTGACTACTTTTCTGTGTGATCGTTTATGCGAAATCTTCTGTGCAATAATTGTTTTAATATTTTCCATTTCGTCATCCATGATTAAAGGAGTCACTACTTTATATTCTTGTTCAAATCCATTCAAGAAAATTGTCGACAGAATTAAATCGTATTCTTCAAAATTATGTTTGTATAAATTGGATACAGTCGAAATATCGACGGCATTGATTTCAGGAATATTTTTTACCAAACGACTTTCTAAAATCTTAGCAGTCCCCACACCGCTAGAACAAACAATAAGGATACTCAAATCATTTATTTCAGCTGTTCGCTCAAATGCTGAAGCAAAATGAATTACAATATAAAGCACATCATTTGCATGGAAATCAATATCTAAAAATAAACGTTTCAAGTGTTTTTCAACAACATGACTTAACTCAGTAAATTCATAATAAATTTTATCTAATAGAGGATTTGATTTCTTGTAAATTGGCGATTGATCGCGTGATAGTGATGCATTAATATGTGCTAACAAATCATTGTACAGTGTCTTGTCCTCTCGCAAGTCTCGGTTCATCTCATCAGAAACTGATCGTATCAACTCTCTTGTTTTATAGATTAAATTAATATCATAAGATTCCGAAAATTCATGTTTTAATGGAACGTTTAATCCTTCAATTTGACTAGTAAGAAAGTTTATTTCCTCCTCTGTAACAATAAAATTGCTATATTGCAAAGTCAACTCATCCAACAAATACTCTGCCAACACTTTATTTTTTTCTCTTTTTTGTTTAATTTTATTATCCTGATACTTAATTGTGTATCCTTCTTTAATTCTCATCGCAGTTAATGCTAAAAGAATAATTAAGTTTTGAAGTTGCGTATCAGTTACTTCATCAAATCTAAATTTTTCATATTGTCGTATTGACTTAAATGATATCTCCAGTGCTTTCTGATCAATTACTTCCAAAAATACATTCGATAAACTGTGATATCGTTCTTCGATAATATTATTTGCTTCATCAAATAGTCGAAAAAAATTAAACTCATTAAATTCGATTGAAATTAGCCCACTAATAATTAGTCGCAAACTTATCTCATCGGCATGAGCTATAATCCCTAAGCTTTTTCGACGTTCAACTTCAATCTTATATTCTTGAAACATTTGTTCAATTGACTGCAAATCACTCTGAATTGTACTAGCACTAACCCCAAGATCAATCGCTAATCCATCTATTTTCAGTTCATCCTCAGCAAGTAACAACTTTATAATCAAGATTCGTTGACGTTGTTTCTTCGAAAAGTCACCTAATAGTTTTTTCTCACTAATACTATTTCGTAATTTGTCAAGATTTTCTTTATCTCCCGCAATGATGTATCCTTTTGCATCTTTAACTAATTTTAACCCAAAGTTATCTAATGTTTCTTCTGCATTAGATAACTCTCGATAAACTGTTCGTCGACTTACATCAAGTTTTTCTATTAAAAAACTAACAGTCATGCCTGAAGGTTGATTCATTAATAACGTCAACAGAAGTTTCTCACGTTTAGATAGATACATGATATCTCCTATTCTTTTTAACTAGAAAAGCAGAGAGATTCCCTGCTTTTCTAAAACAATTATTTTTTAACTCGATCGATAACTTCATCGTACTTAGGACTACCTAAGAAATTATCCACCGATACATGAACTGCATTTGGTGCATGTTCTTTTGCTCGTGGTGTCAATTCTTCTTGCGTAATAATCAATAGACCTTCTTCATCTTTCAATTTACTTACCGGTGAATTAGTTATTTCTACACCTGTGATATTGGCTTCCTTCGCTTTTTTCTTCAATAGCGAGGCGCCCATCGCACTTGATCCCATACCAGCATCACATGCAAATATGATTTTTGAAATTTCTTCATTTTCTAATTCATCTACGCCAACTTTAACGTCTTCTTTATCAGCTGTATCACCAGAAATATCTGAATTAGTCCCTTTCGCTACAGCTTTTGCTTCAGCAG
Coding sequences:
- a CDS encoding sensor histidine kinase; translation: MLRIFLKQHRSYIIVYVLNFILISYLVFVTGATIDDRLISYAGLLSFVLLVLFLVWRFWQMRPLYEELSKTVMELEDLKVNLPKKDAVTAQFVQYMDQQYKVGREALLEAEANNEQWRLLIINWVHHMRSPINGLRLTLENQREGAYYELLLECDRLDQQLDTILNLARVSSIASDLVIEELDLNDVLKTAINNHKRQFIYQQITPAFKSITDAYVYSDRKWLTFIIEQLLRNALKFSRLNSVMTCTVTRTDGAISLIIMDQGIGIPASDLPRVFELYFTGYNGRHNKSSTGIGLYLVKQVATELNIKVGIESEEQVGTQITLTFPL
- a CDS encoding response regulator transcription factor, encoding MAKLVAIVEDDVTLASSMRQGLQKYGYDVWVAEEFQQIAQDIVAVDPDLVLLDINLPNFDGYHWCREIRKQSRVPIIIVSSRDSKMDQILGIEFGADDYILKPFDMEILLSKIQGLMRRVYGELAVKNLALEVNQVMLNKEALQLHYGELIADLTVVECRVFQTLMERFPEAARREELMIAVWDDDTLIEENTLNVNMKRCRDVLKTYQIPLQIKTIRSYGYRLECL
- a CDS encoding cyclase family protein translates to MTTLYKLLEQLKSHNWIDLTHPVHADIPRFSAFNPIIVESIATIDTDGFLGQQVTIGTQYGTHIDAPNHFAKGRRELTELTQKEWTLPLYVIHKVAAAEENPDYELTIQDIKAFEAEHGQIQPDSFVALATGWSDRFDSPETFYNRDEDGVEHTPGWSVEALQFLHEERNVTAIGHETLNTDSGAAIAKHQALPAERYWLEQDKYQVEVIKGLADLPATGALIQIAAPRIEELGGFNTEVFAILPN
- a CDS encoding 5-methyltetrahydropteroyltriglutamate--homocysteine methyltransferase, with the protein product MTHTSNRFLTVGSLLRPEDLLNYKEQIRQAEDITYPFYNDFDGYKETETAAVKSVIEKQVEVDLPELTDGEYSKALWHTDFVWGLNGARRYIAEQGYFFRDKDSKESTYETRRDIGVDFVDAIDGKNHPFLDHFRRLAELSPDDATLKQCIPSPSHIYGENLVFGKLSDTYYEGKEEQFRQDLAQAYKDFLGEFKQIGGKIVQFDDCLWELFSDDDHPFIDDKEKFEALAQEFIDLNNEVIAFAHDLGLKVYTHNCRGNYDSRNMSDGTYESISHLFLKQLNYDRFYLEWDDERAGSLNALEAFSDRPDTEVVLGLLSSKTDHLDDEERVQSALKEATQYVAKDKLYLSHQCGFASCDNGNQLSHDQQWAKIKQGQKIALDFWGE
- a CDS encoding mannitol-1-phosphate 5-dehydrogenase; translation: MLAVHFGAGNIGRGFIGEVLYKNGFEISFIDVNDTIIDALNDQGTYTIELAEDGATSIDISNVKGINSKNHLQAVVDEIKQADIITTAIGANILPLIAPTIAQGLSVRYGSGNITPLDIIACENMIGGSTLLKEEVLQHIDSEEIKEYINSYIGFPDAAVDRIVPLQSHEDVLKVTVEPYKEWVIDRSGIKNTNIQLDSVSYVDDLAPYIERKLFTVNTGHATTAYHGKYAGYEYIHEALKDDEVYESVRGALEETGQLMIEKWNFDKKEHQVYIDKILERFKNSKLADKIDRVGRGPIRKAGYSDRFVQPIREATERNLSVDYLTTTLAKLLLFDVPEDSESIKLRERLANEDVKDVVIDITGLTSDSLVNSIVKKYNELNKN
- a CDS encoding PTS sugar transporter subunit IIA, whose translation is MEILRKENISLNQSYNTKEEAIRAVGQLLVDGGYVEVDYVEAMIERDESASTYMGNNLAIPHGTEEAKKHVIETGISFVQVPDGVDFGKGEAKILVGIAGKGDDHLEILSQIAIFCNEQENIDKLIQANSEDEILDLLGGIES
- a CDS encoding BglG family transcription antiterminator — its product is MYLSKREKLLLTLLMNQPSGMTVSFLIEKLDVSRRTVYRELSNAEETLDNFGLKLVKDAKGYIIAGDKENLDKLRNSISEKKLLGDFSKKQRQRILIIKLLLAEDELKIDGLAIDLGVSASTIQSDLQSIEQMFQEYKIEVERRKSLGIIAHADEISLRLIISGLISIEFNEFNFFRLFDEANNIIEERYHSLSNVFLEVIDQKALEISFKSIRQYEKFRFDEVTDTQLQNLIILLALTAMRIKEGYTIKYQDNKIKQKREKNKVLAEYLLDELTLQYSNFIVTEEEINFLTSQIEGLNVPLKHEFSESYDINLIYKTRELIRSVSDEMNRDLREDKTLYNDLLAHINASLSRDQSPIYKKSNPLLDKIYYEFTELSHVVEKHLKRLFLDIDFHANDVLYIVIHFASAFERTAEINDLSILIVCSSGVGTAKILESRLVKNIPEINAVDISTVSNLYKHNFEEYDLILSTIFLNGFEQEYKVVTPLIMDDEMENIKTIIAQKISHKRSHRKVVSRNTNTIKSLDQFDEFNNFYRRTSIINTILRSFNVKTIKNKPSIRDMLEYICSNLEEEVILERESVVQKLERRLNQAPIGIPDTQMALFHCIDSSIKQPFFSIYDLEEPINIQDMSHSNMKLTRVLLMLGPEPIDEMAQEILGTISGSIVENQFNLQLFNDGSREVLEQFISQLFLSILKN